A genomic segment from Lignipirellula cremea encodes:
- a CDS encoding DUF1559 domain-containing protein encodes MLRPAQKRQGFTLVELLVVIAIIGVLVALLLPAVQMAREAARRSTCTNHLKQIGLAMANYHDSHNCFPPGCVYTRAVDSTTNPSSNAGNDLWSWGAMILPQLEQGSLYEILGAGSGLKPKRSVDAGLARGKGIEQSLATYRCPSDIGPDLNTNRRFHSPHTASGRQEFAIATSNYVANNGYGYTYTSSNSNNNKGENGAVSANKATGPFKSYRGNYQDRALVSIRDITDGTSSTIAAGERCWKMRIKGVDTTYGAANAYACRSESHGHNSLASVVAIGSTGINNGAYNGADNPLPGAGNQRAVEGFSSLHPGGANFVFCDASTHFISENINYDYINPGCTSVYEQLLAFEDDTVITRAY; translated from the coding sequence ATGTTACGCCCTGCCCAGAAGCGTCAAGGCTTTACATTGGTTGAACTGTTGGTGGTAATTGCCATCATTGGCGTCCTGGTTGCCCTGCTTTTGCCAGCGGTCCAGATGGCTCGCGAAGCGGCCCGACGCTCGACATGCACCAATCATTTGAAGCAGATTGGGCTAGCGATGGCCAACTACCATGACTCCCACAACTGCTTCCCGCCGGGCTGTGTTTACACGCGGGCCGTGGACTCGACCACCAATCCCTCTAGCAATGCGGGGAACGACCTTTGGTCCTGGGGAGCGATGATCCTGCCGCAACTCGAGCAGGGCTCTTTGTACGAAATCCTGGGCGCCGGGTCCGGTCTCAAGCCGAAGCGGTCGGTCGACGCGGGACTGGCTCGCGGAAAAGGGATCGAACAATCGCTGGCGACGTATCGTTGCCCTTCGGATATCGGCCCCGACTTGAACACCAATCGCCGCTTTCACAGCCCCCACACGGCGAGCGGCCGTCAAGAGTTCGCCATCGCCACCAGCAATTATGTGGCCAACAACGGCTATGGTTACACTTACACCAGCTCCAATTCCAACAATAACAAAGGGGAAAATGGAGCGGTCAGCGCCAACAAAGCGACCGGTCCTTTCAAGAGCTACCGCGGCAACTATCAGGATCGCGCTTTGGTGAGCATCCGAGACATTACCGATGGCACCTCCTCGACAATCGCGGCTGGCGAACGTTGCTGGAAGATGCGAATCAAAGGCGTCGACACCACCTACGGCGCCGCCAATGCGTACGCCTGTCGGTCGGAAAGCCATGGCCACAACAGCCTGGCGTCGGTCGTCGCCATCGGTTCGACGGGGATCAACAATGGCGCCTACAACGGCGCCGACAATCCTCTCCCGGGAGCCGGGAACCAGCGAGCGGTGGAAGGCTTCAGCAGCCTGCACCCGGGCGGAGCCAACTTTGTGTTCTGCGACGCCTCGACGCACTTTATCTCGGAAAACATCAACTACGACTACATAAATCCGGGGTGCACCAGCGTGTACGAGCAGTTGCTGGCCTTTGAGGACGATACGGTCATCACGCGGGCGTACTAA
- a CDS encoding DUF1559 domain-containing protein has protein sequence MGYSRRRAFTLVELLVVIAIIGVLVALLLPAVQMAREAARRSTCTNHLKQIGLAMATYHDAHKVFPPGCVYNGQPGLDPADSPAGNDLWTWSAMILPQMEQGSLYAALSVGTAKPTRPVTPGTGLQQALEAYRCPSDTGPSINANRQLVAANTTTGVLMSRTATSNYVANNGYGFNYVNSGYPQGNKGQNGATTAYNSTGPFRSMNASTTTNDYSTLSVGDIIDGSANTIAVGERCYERKVSVAGVQKLVTYGAGMAYACRNEGNGSNGLAGVCGIGSTGINNGTSTAADNPLQAVGAGSSATATEGFSSLHPGGANFVFCDASTHFISENINYDYVNPGCTSVYEQLLAYEDDTVITREY, from the coding sequence ATGGGCTATTCGCGCCGACGTGCATTCACTCTCGTCGAACTGCTGGTTGTCATCGCCATCATTGGCGTTCTGGTCGCACTCTTGTTGCCGGCCGTGCAAATGGCTCGCGAGGCGGCCCGTCGGTCGACCTGCACGAACCATCTGAAACAGATTGGCCTCGCCATGGCCACCTATCACGATGCACACAAAGTGTTCCCGCCCGGCTGTGTTTACAACGGCCAGCCTGGCCTCGATCCGGCCGATAGCCCCGCCGGCAATGACTTGTGGACCTGGAGCGCCATGATTCTGCCGCAAATGGAGCAAGGCAGTCTCTACGCCGCGCTGTCGGTCGGCACTGCCAAACCGACCCGTCCGGTGACTCCAGGCACGGGCCTGCAGCAGGCTCTGGAAGCGTACCGTTGCCCTTCGGATACAGGGCCGTCAATCAACGCCAACCGCCAGCTGGTTGCCGCCAATACGACCACCGGGGTGCTCATGTCCCGCACTGCGACCAGCAACTATGTGGCCAACAACGGCTACGGATTTAACTACGTCAACAGCGGTTATCCCCAGGGAAACAAGGGGCAAAACGGCGCCACCACGGCGTACAACTCGACCGGCCCGTTTCGCTCCATGAATGCGTCCACCACCACGAACGACTACTCCACGCTCAGCGTTGGCGACATCATCGATGGCTCGGCGAATACCATTGCCGTCGGCGAACGCTGCTACGAAAGGAAAGTCAGCGTCGCTGGCGTCCAGAAACTGGTCACCTACGGCGCCGGCATGGCTTACGCCTGTCGCAACGAAGGCAACGGCAGCAACGGTCTGGCCGGCGTTTGCGGGATCGGCTCGACCGGTATCAATAACGGCACCTCCACCGCGGCCGACAATCCGCTCCAGGCAGTGGGCGCCGGTTCGTCAGCCACGGCAACCGAAGGCTTCAGCAGCCTGCACCCAGGCGGCGCCAATTTTGTGTTCTGCGATGCTTCCACGCACTTTATTTCGGAAAACATCAACTACGACTACGTAAATCCCGGCTGCACCAGCGTCTACGAACAATTGCTGGCCTACGAGGACGACACGGTCATCACCCGCGAATATTAG
- a CDS encoding DUF1559 domain-containing protein: protein MFRPNARRRGFTLVELLVVIAIIGVLVALLLPAVQMAREAARRSTCTNNLKQFGLALMNYHDSHKTFPPAQCGLHNNTGFWSWGAMILPQIEEGSLYQTLGVASNLPQVAPAPGKGIEQSLDSFHCPSDTAPAINNRRWTAKDIRGATSNYIANNGYGEDHSTQGKNGLNMANNSQGPFRRLQNGNGYHTISIRDITDGTSKTIALGERAWQMRVYDSTTSTTVTANYYAGTAYGSRYQNEGHTDGLDAVVGIGGCGINNATPGTHPSGATSGRSYDGFSSMHPGGANFAFCDASTHFISENINYDYVNPGCTSVYEQLLAFEDDTVITRAY from the coding sequence ATGTTCCGTCCGAACGCAAGACGTCGCGGCTTTACCCTCGTTGAACTTCTCGTGGTGATTGCGATCATTGGCGTGCTGGTCGCGCTGTTGTTGCCTGCGGTTCAAATGGCGAGAGAAGCGGCCCGCCGTTCGACCTGCACCAATAATCTGAAACAGTTCGGGCTCGCCCTGATGAATTACCACGACTCCCACAAAACCTTCCCCCCGGCCCAGTGCGGCCTCCATAACAATACCGGCTTCTGGTCCTGGGGTGCGATGATCCTGCCCCAGATCGAAGAAGGCAGCCTTTACCAGACGCTGGGGGTAGCCAGCAATTTGCCGCAGGTGGCTCCGGCGCCCGGCAAGGGGATTGAACAATCGCTGGACAGCTTCCACTGCCCTTCGGATACGGCGCCTGCCATTAATAACCGACGCTGGACCGCCAAAGACATCCGCGGCGCCACCAGCAATTACATTGCCAACAACGGCTACGGCGAAGATCATTCCACACAGGGGAAGAATGGTTTGAACATGGCCAATAACTCGCAGGGCCCTTTCCGCCGCCTGCAGAACGGCAACGGCTATCACACCATCTCCATCCGCGATATCACCGACGGCACCTCAAAGACCATTGCCCTGGGCGAACGCGCGTGGCAAATGCGAGTCTACGACTCGACCACTTCGACCACTGTGACGGCCAACTATTACGCCGGAACCGCTTACGGAAGTCGCTATCAGAACGAAGGCCACACCGACGGACTCGATGCTGTAGTGGGCATCGGCGGCTGTGGCATCAACAACGCCACCCCGGGCACGCACCCCAGCGGAGCGACTTCGGGCAGAAGCTACGACGGGTTCAGCAGCATGCACCCCGGCGGGGCCAACTTTGCGTTCTGCGACGCTTCCACGCATTTCATCTCGGAAAACATCAACTATGATTATGTAAACCCAGGATGCACAAGCGTTTACGAGCAATTGCTTGCCTTCGAAGACGATACCGTCATCACCCGCGCTTACTAA
- a CDS encoding DUF1559 domain-containing protein: protein MRLSRQRGFTLVELLVVIAIIGVLVALLLPAVQMAREAARRSTCTNNLKQIGLAMANYHDAHKVFPPGCVYTTAVGAFDSNSGNDLWSWGAMILPQLEENSLYSALGVGTGQKPMRATVPGKMIEQPLEAYRCPSDSGPNLNTNRIMSWTDPRFYVGTSNYVANNGIGKIYITSWDEDYNKGENGATSEHSSSGPFRCFRESSGTSDYSLVSVGDISDGTSQTIAAGERCYEKKVNLATTGMTNVVYGAALSYACRSNSPNGGSGLAGVCGIASTGINNGTTGTGNNPLPGAGSKAAATDGFSSLHPGGANFVFCDASTHFLSENINYDVVTPGVNSVYEQLLSYQDDTVITREY, encoded by the coding sequence ATGCGCCTGTCACGGCAGCGTGGATTCACGCTTGTTGAATTACTTGTTGTCATTGCCATTATTGGCGTTCTTGTTGCGCTGCTGTTGCCTGCGGTACAGATGGCCCGCGAAGCGGCCCGTCGTTCGACCTGTACGAACAATCTGAAACAGATTGGCCTGGCCATGGCCAACTATCACGACGCCCACAAAGTCTTCCCGCCTGGGTGCGTTTACACGACCGCCGTGGGCGCGTTCGACAGCAATTCCGGCAACGACCTGTGGTCGTGGGGCGCCATGATCCTGCCGCAACTGGAAGAGAACAGCCTGTACAGCGCCCTGGGCGTGGGTACCGGGCAGAAGCCGATGCGAGCTACCGTACCCGGCAAGATGATCGAACAGCCGCTGGAAGCTTATCGCTGTCCTTCCGACTCTGGCCCGAACCTGAACACCAACCGCATCATGTCGTGGACTGATCCCCGCTTTTACGTGGGAACCAGCAACTACGTCGCCAATAATGGGATCGGAAAGATCTACATCACCTCCTGGGACGAAGACTACAACAAAGGCGAGAACGGCGCAACGTCCGAACACAGTTCGTCCGGGCCGTTCCGCTGCTTCCGCGAGTCCTCGGGAACAAGTGATTACTCACTGGTCAGCGTTGGCGATATCAGCGACGGCACCTCCCAGACGATCGCTGCTGGCGAGCGCTGTTATGAAAAGAAGGTCAATCTCGCCACCACGGGCATGACCAATGTTGTGTACGGAGCCGCGTTGTCCTACGCCTGTCGCAGCAACAGCCCCAATGGCGGTTCCGGCCTGGCAGGCGTTTGCGGCATTGCTTCGACGGGGATTAACAATGGCACCACGGGCACCGGCAACAACCCGCTGCCGGGCGCTGGATCCAAAGCTGCCGCCACCGACGGTTTCAGCAGCCTGCACCCAGGCGGAGCCAACTTTGTGTTTTGCGACGCTTCCACGCATTTTCTCTCGGAAAACATCAACTACGATGTGGTCACCCCGGGCGTCAACAGCGTTTACGAACAGCTGCTGTCCTATCAGGACGATACCGTCATCACGCGTGAATACTAA
- a CDS encoding metallophosphoesterase family protein, translated as MKRAILSDIHGNLEALEAVLADLESHQIDQIYCLGDIVGYGPNPRECIDRVIQFDLCILGNHDQGALFDPEGFSSGAERAIFWTRDQLEAVTGDEQQAEDNRRRLQFLGELQRTHREGTRLFVHGSARSPLNEYVFPEDIYNTRKIEKIFSMVEKHCFQGHTHVPGVFTHDCRFLSPPDIGNRYHLGEEKVMVNVGSVGQPRDGDCRSSYVIDHDGVLEFRRVEYNLEVTAAKIHAIPDLDDFLGDRLRDGR; from the coding sequence GTGAAGCGGGCCATATTGAGCGACATCCATGGCAACCTTGAAGCGCTGGAAGCGGTGCTTGCCGACCTGGAAAGCCATCAAATCGACCAGATCTATTGCCTTGGCGATATCGTCGGGTATGGTCCCAATCCGCGCGAATGCATCGACCGCGTGATCCAGTTCGACCTGTGCATCCTGGGGAACCACGACCAGGGCGCCCTCTTTGATCCCGAAGGCTTCAGCAGCGGGGCCGAACGCGCCATCTTCTGGACCCGCGATCAGCTGGAGGCTGTCACCGGCGACGAGCAGCAGGCCGAAGACAACCGCCGTCGCCTGCAGTTCCTGGGCGAGCTGCAGCGAACCCACCGCGAAGGCACTCGGTTGTTTGTCCATGGCTCGGCCCGCAGCCCGCTGAACGAGTACGTCTTTCCGGAAGACATCTACAACACGCGCAAGATCGAAAAGATCTTCAGCATGGTCGAGAAGCACTGCTTCCAGGGCCACACGCATGTGCCGGGCGTATTCACGCACGACTGCCGCTTTCTCAGCCCGCCCGACATCGGCAACCGCTATCACCTGGGTGAAGAAAAGGTGATGGTCAACGTCGGCAGCGTCGGCCAGCCCCGCGACGGCGACTGTCGTTCCAGCTACGTGATCGACCACGACGGCGTGCTGGAATTCCGCCGGGTCGAATACAACCTGGAAGTCACCGCCGCCAAGATCCATGCGATCCCCGATCTCGACGACTTCCTCGGCGACCGCCTCCGCGACGGCCGGTAG
- a CDS encoding DUF1559 domain-containing protein codes for MTRSCRKSRGFTLVELLVVIAIIGVLVALLLPAVQMAREAARRSTCTNNLKQIGLAMANYHDAHKCFPPGCVYTTAVDNSGSGNSNSGNDLWSWGALILPQMEQGSLYRLMGVGSNKPKRAIDQGLAAGKGLEQPLAAYRCPSDGAPDLNKSRHFVSTNTSNGSVQFAVATSNYVANNGYGFAYTNSNSNNNKGENGATKKGGATGPFMSYLSTANGQGLIRVGDITDGTSLTIAAGERCWEIRVRGVVTRYGAANAYACRAQDHYHNQLPSVCGIGSTGINNGTTVGANNPLPGAGNQAAVEGFSSLHPGGANFVFCDASTHFISENINYDYVNPGCTSVYEQLLAYEDDTVITRTY; via the coding sequence ATGACTCGTTCTTGTCGGAAATCGCGTGGATTCACGCTGGTCGAACTGCTGGTGGTGATCGCCATTATTGGCGTGCTGGTGGCGCTGCTGCTGCCGGCTGTCCAGATGGCGCGGGAAGCGGCTCGCCGCTCAACCTGCACCAATAATCTGAAACAGATAGGGTTGGCGATGGCCAACTATCACGACGCCCACAAGTGCTTCCCGCCCGGCTGCGTCTATACGACTGCCGTCGACAACTCGGGTAGTGGAAATAGTAACTCGGGCAATGATTTGTGGTCCTGGGGCGCGCTGATTTTGCCGCAGATGGAACAAGGCAGCCTGTACCGCCTGATGGGTGTCGGTTCGAACAAGCCGAAGCGCGCCATCGATCAGGGCCTGGCCGCCGGGAAGGGGCTGGAACAACCGCTGGCAGCGTACCGCTGCCCTTCGGACGGAGCGCCCGACCTGAATAAAAGTCGCCATTTTGTCAGTACGAATACCTCCAATGGTTCGGTGCAATTCGCCGTAGCGACCAGCAACTATGTCGCCAACAACGGCTATGGTTTCGCCTACACCAATTCCAATTCCAACAATAACAAAGGGGAAAACGGAGCTACGAAAAAAGGCGGAGCGACGGGACCATTCATGAGCTATCTCAGCACTGCCAATGGCCAGGGCCTGATTCGCGTGGGTGATATCACCGACGGCACCTCGCTCACGATTGCCGCTGGCGAGCGTTGCTGGGAGATTCGCGTCCGGGGCGTTGTCACGAGATACGGCGCCGCAAATGCCTATGCGTGCCGCGCCCAGGACCACTACCACAACCAGTTGCCCTCGGTCTGTGGGATCGGGTCAACCGGCATCAACAACGGCACCACCGTCGGCGCGAACAATCCGCTGCCCGGCGCGGGAAACCAGGCTGCCGTCGAAGGCTTCAGCAGCCTGCATCCAGGCGGAGCTAACTTCGTGTTCTGCGATGCTTCCACGCATTTTATCTCGGAGAACATCAACTACGACTACGTGAATCCCGGATGCACCAGCGTGTACGAACAGTTGCTGGCCTACGAGGACGATACGGTCATCACGCGGACCTACTAA
- a CDS encoding sulfatase-like hydrolase/transferase, producing the protein MNRRLLAVIAWTSLFGTFFPWISGLQSEAIGADAKRPNIVWLVSEDNSPFLGCYGYPDAHTPHLDKLATEGIRYTNAFANAPVCAPARCTIITGMYATSLGTQNMRSRNFVPPEQIPFFTQYLRDAGYYCSNNSKTDYNLSPFQEQAWNQMSRGDHRQRKEGQPFFAVYNFGSSHESSLHKPLDKSLTTAKVTLPPYHPDTPETRGNWAMYHKILTGMDAQVGEMLARLESEGVADDTIVIYYADHGGILPRSKRFLYDSGVHVPMIVRFGKNFAHLAPQQAGSATDRLVSFVDLAPTVLSLAGIEVPEHLQGEAFLGKQTAPPREYVYCFRGRMDERYDMYRAVRDQQFKYVRNYHPEVIYGLHLNYLWKMPATVAWEAAYKAGKCNAAQSIFWETKPAEELYDTQADPWEVNNLAADPQYADTLKRMRKANQEHLLAIHDSGFWPEAEMVSQAKGSSIYALVRDPKRYPLEQLMAAAEAATSRDPQQLPAIEQMLSADHPAIRYWGAIGCRVLGDEAKSLQPELRKLLEDPSPSVQIAAADALVHQGETEQPLALLEQRVLDSQEYVALYAANVLENMGEAARPALPALQKASKRDGYLARATEYTVEKLSSSK; encoded by the coding sequence ATGAATCGTCGTCTGCTTGCCGTTATCGCCTGGACGAGTTTGTTCGGGACGTTCTTCCCTTGGATTAGCGGTCTGCAAAGTGAGGCCATCGGGGCGGACGCAAAACGGCCGAATATTGTCTGGCTCGTTTCGGAAGACAATTCGCCGTTCCTTGGCTGCTACGGCTACCCCGACGCTCATACGCCGCACCTGGATAAGCTAGCGACGGAGGGGATTCGGTATACCAACGCCTTTGCCAATGCGCCCGTCTGCGCTCCGGCCCGCTGCACCATCATCACCGGCATGTACGCTACTTCGCTGGGCACGCAGAATATGCGAAGCCGGAATTTCGTCCCGCCGGAGCAGATCCCTTTCTTTACGCAGTACCTGCGCGACGCGGGCTATTATTGCTCCAACAACTCCAAGACCGACTACAACCTGAGCCCCTTTCAGGAGCAGGCCTGGAACCAGATGAGCCGTGGCGATCATCGCCAGCGGAAAGAGGGCCAGCCGTTTTTCGCCGTGTACAACTTTGGCTCCTCGCACGAGAGCTCCCTCCACAAGCCGCTCGATAAAAGCCTGACCACCGCCAAGGTCACGCTGCCGCCGTATCATCCCGACACGCCGGAAACACGCGGCAACTGGGCCATGTACCATAAAATCCTGACCGGCATGGACGCCCAGGTCGGCGAGATGCTGGCCCGGCTGGAAAGCGAAGGCGTCGCCGACGACACGATCGTGATCTATTACGCCGATCACGGCGGTATTCTGCCGCGTTCAAAGCGTTTCCTGTACGACTCGGGCGTGCATGTGCCGATGATCGTTCGTTTCGGCAAGAACTTCGCCCATCTGGCGCCGCAACAGGCCGGTTCCGCCACCGACCGCCTGGTTAGCTTCGTCGATCTGGCGCCGACGGTGCTCAGTCTGGCCGGGATCGAAGTTCCCGAACATCTCCAGGGCGAGGCTTTCCTGGGCAAGCAGACCGCTCCGCCCCGGGAGTACGTCTACTGCTTCCGCGGCCGGATGGATGAACGCTACGACATGTACCGGGCGGTGCGCGACCAGCAGTTCAAGTATGTCCGCAACTACCATCCGGAAGTTATCTACGGCCTCCACCTGAACTACCTTTGGAAAATGCCCGCGACGGTTGCCTGGGAAGCCGCGTATAAAGCCGGCAAATGCAACGCGGCGCAAAGCATCTTCTGGGAAACCAAGCCGGCCGAAGAGTTGTACGACACCCAGGCCGATCCCTGGGAGGTGAACAACCTGGCCGCCGATCCGCAGTATGCCGACACCCTGAAGCGGATGCGGAAAGCGAACCAGGAGCACCTGCTGGCGATTCATGATTCGGGTTTCTGGCCCGAGGCCGAAATGGTTTCCCAGGCGAAAGGATCCAGTATCTACGCCCTGGTCCGCGATCCCAAGCGTTATCCGCTGGAGCAGTTGATGGCGGCGGCCGAAGCGGCCACTTCGCGCGACCCCCAGCAATTGCCGGCGATCGAACAGATGCTGTCCGCTGACCATCCGGCCATCCGTTACTGGGGCGCCATTGGCTGCCGCGTTTTGGGGGACGAGGCCAAGAGCCTGCAGCCGGAACTGCGGAAGCTGCTGGAGGATCCCTCGCCCAGCGTGCAGATTGCGGCCGCCGACGCCCTGGTCCACCAGGGCGAAACGGAACAGCCCCTGGCCCTGCTGGAGCAGCGAGTGCTCGATAGTCAGGAGTACGTAGCGCTTTATGCCGCCAACGTGCTGGAGAATATGGGAGAGGCAGCTCGTCCCGCGCTGCCAGCCCTGCAGAAAGCTTCCAAACGGGACGGCTATCTGGCCCGAGCGACCGAATATACCGTCGAGAAGCTATCGTCAAGCAAATAG
- a CDS encoding metallophosphoesterase family protein, translating into MKRAIISDIHGNLEALRAVLADIDAEAVNDIYCLGDIIGYGPNPRECLDEVMKRCSVIILGNHDQAALFDPDGFNPVALQAIYWTRDQLENSSDAQAIVDKRWDFLGERPRAITEGPFFFVHGSPREPTNEYVFPEDVYNQRKMDALFVRFEHYCFQGHTHIPGVFSESREFTTPEECHYRHRLGEDKCMINVGSVGQPRDGNPNSCYVILHDESEVEFRRVEYDVDSTVKKIYAIDELDNMLGDRLRGGR; encoded by the coding sequence GTGAAGCGGGCCATTATAAGTGATATCCACGGCAACCTCGAAGCGTTGCGAGCTGTCCTGGCCGACATTGACGCCGAAGCCGTCAACGATATCTATTGCCTGGGCGACATCATTGGATATGGACCCAATCCGCGGGAGTGCCTGGATGAGGTGATGAAGCGCTGCTCCGTCATTATTCTGGGGAACCACGACCAGGCCGCCCTGTTTGATCCCGACGGTTTCAATCCAGTCGCCCTGCAGGCCATTTACTGGACCCGCGACCAGCTGGAAAATTCGTCCGACGCGCAGGCGATCGTCGACAAACGCTGGGATTTTCTTGGCGAGCGGCCCCGGGCGATTACGGAAGGACCGTTCTTCTTTGTTCATGGTTCGCCCCGCGAACCTACGAATGAATACGTTTTTCCCGAGGACGTTTATAACCAGCGTAAAATGGACGCGCTATTTGTCCGGTTCGAGCATTACTGCTTCCAGGGCCATACCCATATCCCGGGCGTGTTCTCGGAATCTCGCGAATTCACCACGCCGGAAGAATGCCATTACCGGCATCGCCTGGGCGAAGACAAGTGCATGATCAATGTCGGTAGCGTCGGGCAGCCGCGTGACGGCAACCCGAACTCTTGTTATGTAATTCTCCACGACGAGAGCGAAGTCGAGTTTCGCCGGGTGGAGTACGACGTGGACTCCACCGTGAAAAAGATTTACGCAATTGACGAGCTCGACAACATGCTGGGCGATCGTCTTCGCGGCGGTCGATAA